The sequence below is a genomic window from Thalassomonas haliotis.
CCTATGCTGGCTGCTATTTTTATTTTAATGCTTCTTATCCTGCCGCTGGTGTTAACCTTAAGCTATCTGAGTGAAAAACAGCTGGGCGCTGCACAACAAGAGCAGTTGGCTAAGGTACAGCAGCAAAACCAGTATCTGCAATACCGGCAAAAAAATCAGACGCTGTTTAGCCAGCTGTTATCGGAAACCGATGCTGGGCAATTTTCCCATTTATATCGGCGTTTGCAGGCTAACTGGCAAACCCTGGCGGGACAAATTCCGGGTAGCGGAAGTGAAAATATCTTATCCGGCGATAGTGCCTTATCCGAGGGGGTGAAACGCCTGGCGGCAAGCAGTAAAGCTAATATTCAGTTAAAACAGCAAAGTATTATTCAATTGCAGCTGGTAGCGGATGCCCTGGGCAATATTATCTTCAATAAGCAGGGGCAGCTGGATTTGCTTTCTCGGCAGCTGCAATCGGATAACGTCAGTGATGCGGTGACCGTTAGCCGGGCCCGGGCACAGGGTAAGATATATACAGAATTGGCCCGTTATAAGCAATTGGAAAGTTTGCTGGCTCAGCTGCGGGTGCTATTTGCCGATCTGGATCTGCAATTACCCTTAAGCGATTTTGAACAGCTCAGAAACCGTGCCGGTGAAGTCTTAACCATTGCCGGCGAATTGGCGACGGAGCAAGGGCAAGATCTCCAGCTGATGGCGCTTAGCGATGAAATGAGTAAATTATCGGCATTATTGCTGACGCAGCAGCGTGCCCTGGCAAAATGGCAGGGACATTTGCGTCTGGCGCATGAGTTTCGTCAAGCTTTAGCTGCCGACAGGGATAAGGTCCACCAGTTGCTGGCCAATAAACCGCTAGTTGTAGCGCAAGGCCGAAAAGCTGACTCGCTTGCTGGAGTACAAGCTTGGCTGCTTGTCCATACCCGGGGACAACCGCTGTTTTTTGCCGTTAGCTTATCCGCGGCTCTGGCAATTGCCGTTTTCTTGCTCCTGCTGCGCTTACACCTGCGGCTAAAGGCTTATGCCAGGCAAAGTTTTGCCCTGTGTGAGCAGTTAACCGCCGGTGAGCAAGTGAATGCAGGTTTCATCAGCTCTTTTGAAAACAGTCGCTTTCTCCGCATATTCAGCCAGATGAAAAAGCCGGAGAGCATTGCTGAAGAGGTCAAACGCCTTAGCCAAGGTTACCGGATGCAGCTTAAAACCCTGGCGCAAAAAAACCATGTGCTTTATTGGCAGCAGGACGGAGAATTTACTCTGGCCCGGCAATTAAACCGGGGCAGCAAGTATGTGTTACATCAGGCGATAACGATCGCCAGCTGGCGTCATGCCTTCCCCGGTGAGGAAGTGAAAAAACTAATTGCTGCCGCCCGTAAAGTCAAAAAAAGCTCGGAAACGCAAAATATCCGGGTGTTCACTCATTCGGGAGAGTTGCTGGCTATTTCACTGTGTTATCGGGAGCATTATTTTTTCGGCACCGCTATCAATATTGATGTTATTGCCGGTTATGAACAGCAACTGCTGTTATTAAAGCAGGAGTCTCAAGAGCAGCAGCAGGCCCGGCAATTGCTGGCGCAACAAGGGCATCAACAATTACATCATTTACTGACCGTTGCCGGTTTGCAGGTGCAAAGCCTGTCATGCGGCGCTGCTATTCCACCCCGGCAGCTGTCCCGGCAACTTACCCGGGCGTCCGACTGGCTCAGCCAGTATGAACTGTTGGCCGCCTTAAAGGATAAGCAGCTGGTGATGGCGCTGCAGGATGTGGACCTGGAGAATGAGATCCATGCCGCCATGTACAACCTGATGGCACAGGGGCGGTTACAACAAAACACCTTAGTGCTCGATTGCGACCCCGGTCTGAGCAGCCAGGTTACGTTAGATGTCCGCTTATTTCATGAATTGCTTTATGCCGCCTACCGTTTGTTGCTTGCCGGCATATTTAAAGGGCAATTAACTTTTGCTTTTAAACTCAAAGATAAGCAGCCGGGACAGCAACTGGTGCAAGTGACTGCCGAGCTTGCTGCCAGCCAGGGGTTTAGCCGTTTACCCGCCTTGCTTGAGCTGCTCAATAAGCAGGATAAATTTCCGCAAGATTTGGGCGGCAAAGCGCTTATTGAATATTTTCAGTTGTTGTTGATTCGCCACCATGGCAGTAACCTCCTGGCCGAGCTTACCGGGCAGGGGTATCGCCTGGTTTTCGATTTACCTTTGACACCGGCTAGCGCGGTTGAAGTTAAATCGGCTCCCGATGAGCCGACACCCTTAACCCTGGCGTGTCTGTCGGATAACAGCAAGCTGCAACAGCAAGTGAGCCGGTTGCTTAAACCGCTTAAACTGGCGGCTTATAGCGCAGTTGATGACTTGATTGCTGAGCTGACTCCGGGGCAACTTAAGAGCCGTCCGCTGGATGTCATTTTAGTTGGTGAAGCGCCGTTTACCGGGGCAAAAGAGCAACTCCTCACCCATATAGCAACCTTGCCCGAGGCATTGCAGCCTAAGCTTCTGGTATTACAGCCGGAAGTTTCACAGGTCAATGAGCTGGGTTTTTACTCGTCGGCAACCGCTTTAATATCACGGCAAAATCTGCTCAGGGAAATTCATTCCCTGGCGCAACAGCAAGCAAAAACCAATCTTTTGTTTAAGCCACAGGTATGCAGGCAATATGCTTTTGTCGGCACTGAAGTGGAAGTTTTACTCGGGGTGAGGGAGCCGGGCAAGCATCAGGCATTGATTGCCGTTTTAAACTGGCTCGGCTTGCGGGTGCGTCTGGCCGCAAACAGCAAAAGTACGCAAGAAATGTGGTATAGCGGACGTTTTCTGCTGCTAATCTCGGAATTTTCATTGCCGGCGTTTGTTGAGCTGGATAAGGGAAAATCCTTTGAACGCGGCCTGTTTAGCTTGTCCGGGGGAGAATGCTACGCCGGCAAGGAAAGTGCTAAGGGCTGGCGCATAGAGCAGCTTCCTGCGCTGTCGGATTTACCCGCTCTGGTTACCTTGTTAAGACCCTGGCTAAAAGAGCAGGAACAGGAAAAAGCGCAGCAGCAAAAAGCAGAACAATCCCATGAAAAAAGTGGCCAGCCACAGCTTGTGCCTGTGGCAGGTGCGTACAGCAAGCATCAACCTGCCCCCCCCGGCATAGCCGGTTATTCCGCTGAGTTGCAGGAATTTGCCGTGCAGCAGTTATTACACAGCCAAGACGATGAAAGTGAAGTTGTGGCGGCATTTGATTTGCAGCGCTACACTCACCACCAGCACTCGGCTGAGCTGGCGGCATATATGCTGGATGAGTACCTGGCGGATAACCGCGAATACCTGGCGCAGTTAACCACGGCTTTCCAGTCCAGGCATTTTCAAAAAGCAGGCAAGATGCTGACTTTACTTGAAAATAATGCCGGTATACTTGCCGCAGATAATTTATTTTCCCTTTGTCGGCAAATGCAGACAATCATAGGGCAAAAACACCTGAAAAAGGCGGATGCTTTGCTTGAGCAAACCCGGCAGGAGCTGGATGCCATAGAACATTATGCCGAAAGCATTTAAGGGATGAAACTTATGAAAGCCACTAAGGCTCAAGAGCCTTCAGCCAATAAAGAGCCTTCAGCTAGCAAAGAGCCTTCAGCCAGTAAAGAGCCTTCAGCCAATAAAGAGCCTTCAGTCGGCAAAGAGTCTTCAGCCAGTAAAGAGCCTTCAGCCAATAAAGAGCCTTCAGTCGGCAAAGAGCCTTCAGCCGAAGTAAAAAGTCCCTGTGTGCGTAATTGCTGCCTGGACCATCAGGACTATTGCCTGGGGTGTTTTCGCCACCTGGATGAAATTACCGGCTGGTCCGAATTGAGTCATGAACAAAAGCGTCAGGTATTAGGGCAATGCCGGATAAGAAGAAGAAATCGTCAACCTTAAGTCAATATTGCCCTGAACCTGGCTGTTACGCCAGGTTCAGGCGTCGCGGGGCAGGCCTTTTTCGATAGAGCGGATCAAGCGCCCGGTCAGCCGCTGGTTTACTTCGGTGATTTTAATTTCTTGCTTTGCTTGTTCGGCTTTGCGCTGCTGCTGTGTTAATGCCCACCGGATATGCTCCGCCACCATAGGCTCGGCATCCGGTAATTTTGCCGCTAAGGCGCTGACAATTGCCCCTGAAACACCGGCATTGCCCAATGCCACGGCAATGTTACGTTGCCAGCAGGCATAACCTATACGCCGTATCGGCGAGCCCTGGGTTTTATCCAGAAATTCAGTTTCGCTCCAGGCAAACAGGGTTAACAGGCTGACATCATCGAAATTATTGCGCGGCTGAAAGTCATCTTCCTGGCCGAGCTTGGCAAATTTGTTCCAGGGACAAATTAGCTGGCAGTCGTCACAGCCGTAGATGCGGTTGCCGATCAGCGGGCGGAACTCTTCCGGGATAGCATCACGTAGCTCTATGGTTAAATAGGAAATACAGCGCCTGGCATCGACAGTATAAGGGGCAACAATAGCCTGGGTCGGACAGATTTTCAGGCAGGCAACACAATGGCCGCAGTCGTTTT
It includes:
- a CDS encoding DUF1289 domain-containing protein; translated protein: MRNCCLDHQDYCLGCFRHLDEITGWSELSHEQKRQVLGQCRIRRRNRQP
- the queG gene encoding tRNA epoxyqueuosine(34) reductase QueG: MSSSTINYQELAEKIKFWGRELGFSQVGISDIDLSGHEAALSHWLEQGYHGNMDYMARHGMMRARPDELEPGTVSVISVRLDYLPTDAKFAKLLKKKDHAYISRYALGRDYHKLMRKRLQQLGKKIKEHCQQFNFRPFVDSAPVLERPLAEKAGLGWVGKHSLLINKQAGSWFFLGELLVDIPLPCDSAPENDCGHCVACLKICPTQAIVAPYTVDARRCISYLTIELRDAIPEEFRPLIGNRIYGCDDCQLICPWNKFAKLGQEDDFQPRNNFDDVSLLTLFAWSETEFLDKTQGSPIRRIGYACWQRNIAVALGNAGVSGAIVSALAAKLPDAEPMVAEHIRWALTQQQRKAEQAKQEIKITEVNQRLTGRLIRSIEKGLPRDA